A single window of Gossypium hirsutum isolate 1008001.06 chromosome A10, Gossypium_hirsutum_v2.1, whole genome shotgun sequence DNA harbors:
- the LOC107903776 gene encoding inositol transporter 1 isoform X2, with product MTLESLPGSSGYLDLFPERRMSYFSNPYVLGLTVIAGIGGLLFGYDTGVISGALLYIKDDFEIVRQSSFLQETIVSMALVGAMIGAASGGWINDAYGRKKATLLADVVFTAGAIVMAAAPDPYVLILGRLLVGLGVGTASVTAPVYIAEASPSEVRGGLVSTNVLMITGGQFLSYLVNLAFTQVRGTWRWMLGVSAVPAVIQFFLMLCLPESPRWLFMKNEKDKAIAVLSKIYDIARLEDEVDHLSAALEEEQQRKNTVRYLDVFRTKEIRLAFLAGAGLQAFQQFTGINTVMYYSPTIVQMAGFNSNQLALLLSLIVAAMNAGGTVVGIYLIDHFGRKKLALSSLSGVIVSLVILAGAFFAETPGSSNGIYGWLAVIGLALYIAFFAPGMGPVPWTVNSEIYPEQYRGICGGMSATVNWISNLIVAQTFLTIAEAVGTGVTFLILAGIALLAVVFVIVYVPETKGLTFVEVERIWKERAWGSSYNTESLLEHGNESA from the exons ATGACGCTAGAGTCTTTACCCGGGAGTTCAGGGTATCTGGATTTGTTTCCAGAGAGACGAATGTCATATTTCAGTAATCCTTATGTTTTAGGACTTACTGTAATTGCTGGAATTGGTGGCTTGCTCTTTGGCTATGACACAG GTGTAATATCAGGGGCCCTTCTTTACATAAAAGATGACTTTGAGATCGTCAGGCAGAGTAGTTTCCTGCAG GAAACTATTGTCAGCATGGCCTTGGTTGGTGCAATGATTGGAGCTGCATCCGGGGGTTGGATTAACGATGCTTATGGACGTAAGAAGGCTACTCTTCTTGCAGATGTTGTCTTTACTGCTGGAGCAATTGTCATGGCCGCTGCACCCGATCCATATGTGCTGATATTGGGACGCCTTTTAGTTGGCCTAGGTGTGGGTACTGCCTCTGTGACCGCTCCCGTATATATTGCTGAAGCATCACCTTCGGAAGTAAGGGGTGGGCTAGTTAGCACAAATGTGCTTATGATAACTGGTGGACAGTTTCTTTCCTACCTTGTAAATCTTGCTTTTACACAG GTTCGAGGAACATGGAGATGGATGCTTGGAGTTTCAGCTGTGCCAGCTGTCATTCAGTTTTTCCTTATGCTATGTTTGCCCGAGTCTCCACGATGGCTTTTCATGAAG AATGAGAAAGATAAAGCCATAGCTGTGCTTTCTAAAATTTATGACATTGCTCGGTTAGAAGATGAAGTGGATCACCTTTCTGCTGCACTAGAAGAAGAACAGCAGAGAAAGAATACTGTCAGATATTTGGATGTTTTTAGAACAAAAGAAATTAGACTTGCTTTTCTGGCTGGGGCAGGACTGCAG GCTTTTCAGCAGTTCACTGGCATCAATACAGTTATGTACTATAGTCCAACAATCGTCCAGATGGCTGGCTTCAATTCGAATCAGCTAGCACTTCTGCTGTCTCTCATTGTCGCTGCCATGAATGCAGGAGGAACTGTTGTCGGCATTTACCTTATCGATCATTTCGGAAGGAAAAAGCTGGCTCTTTCAAGCTTATCTGGTGTCATCGTGTCCCTTGTCATCCTTGCTGGGGCCTTTTTTGCTGAAACACCTGGTTCTTCTAATGGAATTTATGGATGGCTGGCAGTCATTGGATTAGCCCTCTACATTGCATTCTTCGCACCTGGAATGGGGCCTGTTCCATGGACTGTGAACTCAGAGATATACCCTGAGCAATACCGAGGGATCTGTGGGGGCATGTCGGCTACTGTGaattggatttcaaatttgattGTGGCCCAGACTTTTCTTACAATTGCTGAAGCAGTGGGAACTGGTGTTACTTTCTTGATTCTCGCTGGCATAGCTTTGCTTGCAGTGGTTTTTGTGATTGTGTATGTGCCGGAGACCAAGGGGTTGACATTCGTTGAAGTGGAACGAATTTGGAAAGAAAGGGCTTGGGGAAGCAGTTATAACACTGAAAGCCTTCTCGAGCATGGAAACGAGTCCGCCTAG
- the LOC107903776 gene encoding inositol transporter 1 isoform X3, whose translation METIVSMALVGAMIGAASGGWINDAYGRKKATLLADVVFTAGAIVMAAAPDPYVLILGRLLVGLGVGTASVTAPVYIAEASPSEVRGGLVSTNVLMITGGQFLSYLVNLAFTQVRGTWRWMLGVSAVPAVIQFFLMLCLPESPRWLFMKNEKDKAIAVLSKIYDIARLEDEVDHLSAALEEEQQRKNTVRYLDVFRTKEIRLAFLAGAGLQAFQQFTGINTVMYYSPTIVQMAGFNSNQLALLLSLIVAAMNAGGTVVGIYLIDHFGRKKLALSSLSGVIVSLVILAGAFFAETPGSSNGIYGWLAVIGLALYIAFFAPGMGPVPWTVNSEIYPEQYRGICGGMSATVNWISNLIVAQTFLTIAEAVGTGVTFLILAGIALLAVVFVIVYVPETKGLTFVEVERIWKERAWGSSYNTESLLEHGNESA comes from the exons ATG GAAACTATTGTCAGCATGGCCTTGGTTGGTGCAATGATTGGAGCTGCATCCGGGGGTTGGATTAACGATGCTTATGGACGTAAGAAGGCTACTCTTCTTGCAGATGTTGTCTTTACTGCTGGAGCAATTGTCATGGCCGCTGCACCCGATCCATATGTGCTGATATTGGGACGCCTTTTAGTTGGCCTAGGTGTGGGTACTGCCTCTGTGACCGCTCCCGTATATATTGCTGAAGCATCACCTTCGGAAGTAAGGGGTGGGCTAGTTAGCACAAATGTGCTTATGATAACTGGTGGACAGTTTCTTTCCTACCTTGTAAATCTTGCTTTTACACAG GTTCGAGGAACATGGAGATGGATGCTTGGAGTTTCAGCTGTGCCAGCTGTCATTCAGTTTTTCCTTATGCTATGTTTGCCCGAGTCTCCACGATGGCTTTTCATGAAG AATGAGAAAGATAAAGCCATAGCTGTGCTTTCTAAAATTTATGACATTGCTCGGTTAGAAGATGAAGTGGATCACCTTTCTGCTGCACTAGAAGAAGAACAGCAGAGAAAGAATACTGTCAGATATTTGGATGTTTTTAGAACAAAAGAAATTAGACTTGCTTTTCTGGCTGGGGCAGGACTGCAG GCTTTTCAGCAGTTCACTGGCATCAATACAGTTATGTACTATAGTCCAACAATCGTCCAGATGGCTGGCTTCAATTCGAATCAGCTAGCACTTCTGCTGTCTCTCATTGTCGCTGCCATGAATGCAGGAGGAACTGTTGTCGGCATTTACCTTATCGATCATTTCGGAAGGAAAAAGCTGGCTCTTTCAAGCTTATCTGGTGTCATCGTGTCCCTTGTCATCCTTGCTGGGGCCTTTTTTGCTGAAACACCTGGTTCTTCTAATGGAATTTATGGATGGCTGGCAGTCATTGGATTAGCCCTCTACATTGCATTCTTCGCACCTGGAATGGGGCCTGTTCCATGGACTGTGAACTCAGAGATATACCCTGAGCAATACCGAGGGATCTGTGGGGGCATGTCGGCTACTGTGaattggatttcaaatttgattGTGGCCCAGACTTTTCTTACAATTGCTGAAGCAGTGGGAACTGGTGTTACTTTCTTGATTCTCGCTGGCATAGCTTTGCTTGCAGTGGTTTTTGTGATTGTGTATGTGCCGGAGACCAAGGGGTTGACATTCGTTGAAGTGGAACGAATTTGGAAAGAAAGGGCTTGGGGAAGCAGTTATAACACTGAAAGCCTTCTCGAGCATGGAAACGAGTCCGCCTAG
- the LOC107903776 gene encoding inositol transporter 1 isoform X1: MTLESLPGSSGYLDLFPERRMSYFSNPYVLGLTVIAGIGGLLFGYDTGVISGALLYIKDDFEIVRQSSFLQIPTGNFLLDLACCDKATLHFFPEALVFSTCSDMETIVSMALVGAMIGAASGGWINDAYGRKKATLLADVVFTAGAIVMAAAPDPYVLILGRLLVGLGVGTASVTAPVYIAEASPSEVRGGLVSTNVLMITGGQFLSYLVNLAFTQVRGTWRWMLGVSAVPAVIQFFLMLCLPESPRWLFMKNEKDKAIAVLSKIYDIARLEDEVDHLSAALEEEQQRKNTVRYLDVFRTKEIRLAFLAGAGLQAFQQFTGINTVMYYSPTIVQMAGFNSNQLALLLSLIVAAMNAGGTVVGIYLIDHFGRKKLALSSLSGVIVSLVILAGAFFAETPGSSNGIYGWLAVIGLALYIAFFAPGMGPVPWTVNSEIYPEQYRGICGGMSATVNWISNLIVAQTFLTIAEAVGTGVTFLILAGIALLAVVFVIVYVPETKGLTFVEVERIWKERAWGSSYNTESLLEHGNESA, from the exons ATGACGCTAGAGTCTTTACCCGGGAGTTCAGGGTATCTGGATTTGTTTCCAGAGAGACGAATGTCATATTTCAGTAATCCTTATGTTTTAGGACTTACTGTAATTGCTGGAATTGGTGGCTTGCTCTTTGGCTATGACACAG GTGTAATATCAGGGGCCCTTCTTTACATAAAAGATGACTTTGAGATCGTCAGGCAGAGTAGTTTCCTGCAG ATCCCCACAGGCAACTTCTTGTTGGATCTTGCGTGTTGTGATAAGGCAACTCTTCATTTTTTTCCCGAAGCACTTGTATTCAGCACATGCTCGGACATG GAAACTATTGTCAGCATGGCCTTGGTTGGTGCAATGATTGGAGCTGCATCCGGGGGTTGGATTAACGATGCTTATGGACGTAAGAAGGCTACTCTTCTTGCAGATGTTGTCTTTACTGCTGGAGCAATTGTCATGGCCGCTGCACCCGATCCATATGTGCTGATATTGGGACGCCTTTTAGTTGGCCTAGGTGTGGGTACTGCCTCTGTGACCGCTCCCGTATATATTGCTGAAGCATCACCTTCGGAAGTAAGGGGTGGGCTAGTTAGCACAAATGTGCTTATGATAACTGGTGGACAGTTTCTTTCCTACCTTGTAAATCTTGCTTTTACACAG GTTCGAGGAACATGGAGATGGATGCTTGGAGTTTCAGCTGTGCCAGCTGTCATTCAGTTTTTCCTTATGCTATGTTTGCCCGAGTCTCCACGATGGCTTTTCATGAAG AATGAGAAAGATAAAGCCATAGCTGTGCTTTCTAAAATTTATGACATTGCTCGGTTAGAAGATGAAGTGGATCACCTTTCTGCTGCACTAGAAGAAGAACAGCAGAGAAAGAATACTGTCAGATATTTGGATGTTTTTAGAACAAAAGAAATTAGACTTGCTTTTCTGGCTGGGGCAGGACTGCAG GCTTTTCAGCAGTTCACTGGCATCAATACAGTTATGTACTATAGTCCAACAATCGTCCAGATGGCTGGCTTCAATTCGAATCAGCTAGCACTTCTGCTGTCTCTCATTGTCGCTGCCATGAATGCAGGAGGAACTGTTGTCGGCATTTACCTTATCGATCATTTCGGAAGGAAAAAGCTGGCTCTTTCAAGCTTATCTGGTGTCATCGTGTCCCTTGTCATCCTTGCTGGGGCCTTTTTTGCTGAAACACCTGGTTCTTCTAATGGAATTTATGGATGGCTGGCAGTCATTGGATTAGCCCTCTACATTGCATTCTTCGCACCTGGAATGGGGCCTGTTCCATGGACTGTGAACTCAGAGATATACCCTGAGCAATACCGAGGGATCTGTGGGGGCATGTCGGCTACTGTGaattggatttcaaatttgattGTGGCCCAGACTTTTCTTACAATTGCTGAAGCAGTGGGAACTGGTGTTACTTTCTTGATTCTCGCTGGCATAGCTTTGCTTGCAGTGGTTTTTGTGATTGTGTATGTGCCGGAGACCAAGGGGTTGACATTCGTTGAAGTGGAACGAATTTGGAAAGAAAGGGCTTGGGGAAGCAGTTATAACACTGAAAGCCTTCTCGAGCATGGAAACGAGTCCGCCTAG
- the LOC107903776 gene encoding inositol transporter 1 isoform X4 — protein MALVGAMIGAASGGWINDAYGRKKATLLADVVFTAGAIVMAAAPDPYVLILGRLLVGLGVGTASVTAPVYIAEASPSEVRGGLVSTNVLMITGGQFLSYLVNLAFTQVRGTWRWMLGVSAVPAVIQFFLMLCLPESPRWLFMKNEKDKAIAVLSKIYDIARLEDEVDHLSAALEEEQQRKNTVRYLDVFRTKEIRLAFLAGAGLQAFQQFTGINTVMYYSPTIVQMAGFNSNQLALLLSLIVAAMNAGGTVVGIYLIDHFGRKKLALSSLSGVIVSLVILAGAFFAETPGSSNGIYGWLAVIGLALYIAFFAPGMGPVPWTVNSEIYPEQYRGICGGMSATVNWISNLIVAQTFLTIAEAVGTGVTFLILAGIALLAVVFVIVYVPETKGLTFVEVERIWKERAWGSSYNTESLLEHGNESA, from the exons ATGGCCTTGGTTGGTGCAATGATTGGAGCTGCATCCGGGGGTTGGATTAACGATGCTTATGGACGTAAGAAGGCTACTCTTCTTGCAGATGTTGTCTTTACTGCTGGAGCAATTGTCATGGCCGCTGCACCCGATCCATATGTGCTGATATTGGGACGCCTTTTAGTTGGCCTAGGTGTGGGTACTGCCTCTGTGACCGCTCCCGTATATATTGCTGAAGCATCACCTTCGGAAGTAAGGGGTGGGCTAGTTAGCACAAATGTGCTTATGATAACTGGTGGACAGTTTCTTTCCTACCTTGTAAATCTTGCTTTTACACAG GTTCGAGGAACATGGAGATGGATGCTTGGAGTTTCAGCTGTGCCAGCTGTCATTCAGTTTTTCCTTATGCTATGTTTGCCCGAGTCTCCACGATGGCTTTTCATGAAG AATGAGAAAGATAAAGCCATAGCTGTGCTTTCTAAAATTTATGACATTGCTCGGTTAGAAGATGAAGTGGATCACCTTTCTGCTGCACTAGAAGAAGAACAGCAGAGAAAGAATACTGTCAGATATTTGGATGTTTTTAGAACAAAAGAAATTAGACTTGCTTTTCTGGCTGGGGCAGGACTGCAG GCTTTTCAGCAGTTCACTGGCATCAATACAGTTATGTACTATAGTCCAACAATCGTCCAGATGGCTGGCTTCAATTCGAATCAGCTAGCACTTCTGCTGTCTCTCATTGTCGCTGCCATGAATGCAGGAGGAACTGTTGTCGGCATTTACCTTATCGATCATTTCGGAAGGAAAAAGCTGGCTCTTTCAAGCTTATCTGGTGTCATCGTGTCCCTTGTCATCCTTGCTGGGGCCTTTTTTGCTGAAACACCTGGTTCTTCTAATGGAATTTATGGATGGCTGGCAGTCATTGGATTAGCCCTCTACATTGCATTCTTCGCACCTGGAATGGGGCCTGTTCCATGGACTGTGAACTCAGAGATATACCCTGAGCAATACCGAGGGATCTGTGGGGGCATGTCGGCTACTGTGaattggatttcaaatttgattGTGGCCCAGACTTTTCTTACAATTGCTGAAGCAGTGGGAACTGGTGTTACTTTCTTGATTCTCGCTGGCATAGCTTTGCTTGCAGTGGTTTTTGTGATTGTGTATGTGCCGGAGACCAAGGGGTTGACATTCGTTGAAGTGGAACGAATTTGGAAAGAAAGGGCTTGGGGAAGCAGTTATAACACTGAAAGCCTTCTCGAGCATGGAAACGAGTCCGCCTAG